In the bacterium genome, one interval contains:
- a CDS encoding malate dehydrogenase, whose translation MSTSTDGSRRPVHVTVTGAAGQIGYALLFRIASGQLLGPDQPVVLRLLEIEPALKALEGVAMELDDCAFPLLHDMVLTSRAEEAFDGTSWALLVGSVPRKAGMERGDLLSINGGIFGPQGRAIAARAASDVRILVVGNPCNTNCLIARANAPEIAPERWFAMTRLDENRARTQLAKKAGVPVSAVSNLTIWGNHSATQYPDARNARIAGRGVYEVIEDHDWLNKEFIGTVQKRGAAVIEARGMSSAASAANAVIDSINSIRNPTPRGEWHSLAVVSKGEYGAPEGLQFGFPVRTDGTNWEVVQGLEHDDEAKERLRVTTEELVQERELVKALVPSAGMHA comes from the coding sequence ATGAGCACCTCCACCGACGGATCGCGAAGGCCAGTCCACGTCACCGTCACCGGGGCCGCGGGCCAGATCGGATACGCGCTGCTGTTTCGCATCGCCTCGGGTCAGCTGCTGGGTCCGGACCAGCCGGTCGTCCTCCGCCTGCTGGAGATCGAGCCGGCGTTGAAGGCGCTCGAAGGCGTGGCCATGGAGCTGGACGACTGCGCCTTCCCGCTGCTCCACGACATGGTCCTCACGAGCCGGGCCGAGGAGGCGTTCGACGGCACGTCCTGGGCGCTGCTCGTGGGCTCGGTGCCGCGCAAGGCCGGCATGGAACGGGGCGACCTGCTATCCATCAACGGCGGGATCTTTGGGCCGCAGGGCAGAGCGATCGCCGCCAGGGCGGCGAGCGACGTGCGCATCCTCGTCGTCGGCAACCCCTGCAACACCAATTGCCTCATCGCCCGCGCCAACGCGCCCGAAATCGCGCCCGAGCGGTGGTTCGCGATGACCCGCCTGGACGAGAACCGCGCCAGGACCCAGCTCGCCAAGAAGGCGGGAGTGCCGGTCTCGGCGGTGTCGAACCTGACGATCTGGGGCAACCACTCGGCGACGCAGTACCCCGACGCCCGGAACGCGCGGATCGCCGGCCGGGGCGTCTACGAGGTGATCGAGGACCACGACTGGCTCAACAAGGAGTTCATCGGCACCGTCCAGAAGCGGGGCGCCGCGGTGATCGAGGCGCGTGGGATGTCGTCGGCCGCCTCCGCCGCCAACGCGGTGATCGACTCGATCAACAGCATCCGCAACCCGACCCCCAGGGGCGAATGGCACTCGCTGGCGGTGGTCAGCAAGGGAGAGTACGGGGCCCCGGAGGGCCTGCAGTTCGGCTTCCCGGTGCGCACCGACGGCACCAACTGGGAGGTCGTCCAGGGGCTGGAGCACGACGATGAGGCCAAGGAGCGTCTCCGGGTCACGACCGAAGAGCTGGTCCAGGAGCGGGAACTCGTCAAAGCGCTGGTCCCCTCCGCCGGGATGCACGCCTAG
- a CDS encoding endonuclease domain-containing protein yields MIRGVRRDPIHIERARQLRKDMGDAERRLWSRLRARRLASYKFRRQHAIGPYIADFASITGRLVVEVDGGEHNELINQRRDAMRTRYLQRAGYRVLRFWNHEVLSETDDVTEAIWNALNAASTSGPLPSGERVG; encoded by the coding sequence ATGATTCGCGGCGTGCGACGAGATCCGATCCACATCGAACGTGCCCGACAACTCCGCAAGGACATGGGCGACGCCGAGCGGCGCTTGTGGTCGAGGCTGCGGGCGCGGCGACTGGCCAGTTACAAGTTCCGCCGGCAGCACGCGATCGGCCCGTACATCGCGGACTTCGCGAGCATCACCGGGCGCCTGGTCGTCGAGGTCGATGGCGGCGAGCACAACGAGCTCATCAACCAGAGGCGAGATGCCATGCGCACCCGGTACCTGCAACGAGCGGGTTACCGGGTTTTGCGCTTTTGGAACCACGAGGTCCTGTCCGAAACCGATGACGTCACCGAGGCGATCTGGAACGCGCTGAACGCTGCATCAACGAGTGGCCCTCTCCCCTCCGGGGAGAGGGTTGGGTGA
- a CDS encoding VWA domain-containing protein, with translation MKLALILNAIVPTIGGVLIRGEKGTGKSTAVRALARLLPEHDVVEGCHFGCDPTDREALCADCRGRAGVLPHHKRRMRVVELPINSSEDRVVGTIDIEAALRTGARRFEPGVLAEANRNILYVDEVNLLDDHLVDVLLDAAAMGVNVVEREGVSFAHPARFILVGTMNPEEGELRPQLLDRFGLCVDVEGIRDPDQRVLIAERDAAFKRGEHEFANEFAAADNNLARALGEAIAAVKNVRATPGHARLISSLCVEAEVLGHRADVVIDHAARALAAYRRHAAPGRDDIYDAAALALAHRARQPLKRDQDETTSAEHGEEQEGSKPAEPEAGDPQASDSESAAEASAESSASASDSGEQSAGSDQGTTTGGSSGHESATDAVETFNLRRIDLPRQRRVRKQGGKRAASQTPDRRGRYVRAEPKAKVNDLAIDATVRAAAPMQKDRGRREGERLKLEREDLRQKVRERKVGNLIVFVVDASASMDAEQRMAATKGAILSLLQDAYVRRDRVAVVIFKNRTAEVVLRPTSSVSLARRRLERLSVGGTTPLTHGLMAGYKVVKTELLRDPSIRPLLVLISDGRGNISMFKEEPLIEAQKVAAMIEAEQIDSLVIDSARDYSHLPSVQHLARVAPMYQTYAINACADLAERMGARYYGLYDLSRDEIASAVERELGRGGR, from the coding sequence ATGAAGCTGGCTTTGATCCTTAACGCCATCGTGCCCACCATCGGCGGCGTTCTGATCCGCGGCGAGAAGGGCACGGGCAAGTCCACGGCCGTTCGCGCCCTGGCCCGGCTGCTCCCCGAGCACGACGTCGTCGAGGGCTGTCATTTCGGCTGCGACCCGACCGACCGCGAAGCCCTCTGCGCCGACTGCCGCGGGCGGGCCGGGGTCCTGCCCCACCACAAGCGCCGGATGCGCGTGGTCGAGCTGCCGATCAACTCGTCCGAGGACCGTGTGGTCGGCACGATCGACATCGAGGCGGCCCTGCGGACGGGCGCCCGGCGCTTCGAGCCGGGCGTGCTGGCGGAGGCCAACCGCAACATCCTCTACGTCGACGAGGTCAACCTGCTGGACGACCACCTGGTCGACGTGCTCCTCGACGCCGCGGCCATGGGCGTCAACGTGGTCGAGCGCGAGGGCGTGTCGTTCGCCCATCCAGCGCGGTTCATCCTGGTCGGGACGATGAACCCCGAGGAGGGGGAGCTGCGCCCGCAGCTGCTCGACCGCTTCGGCCTGTGCGTCGACGTCGAGGGCATCCGCGATCCCGACCAGCGCGTCCTGATCGCCGAGCGCGACGCGGCGTTCAAGCGGGGCGAGCACGAGTTCGCGAACGAATTCGCGGCCGCCGACAACAACCTGGCGCGCGCGCTGGGAGAGGCGATCGCGGCGGTGAAAAACGTGCGCGCCACACCGGGTCACGCGCGCCTGATCTCTTCGCTCTGCGTCGAGGCCGAGGTCCTGGGACACCGGGCCGACGTCGTCATCGACCACGCGGCGCGAGCCCTGGCGGCATACCGGCGTCACGCCGCGCCCGGCCGCGACGACATCTACGACGCCGCGGCCCTGGCGCTGGCGCACCGCGCCCGGCAGCCGTTGAAGCGAGACCAGGACGAGACCACCTCGGCCGAGCATGGGGAGGAGCAGGAGGGTTCGAAGCCGGCCGAGCCGGAAGCGGGCGACCCGCAGGCGTCGGACAGCGAGTCGGCGGCGGAAGCCTCGGCCGAGTCGAGCGCCAGCGCGTCCGACAGCGGCGAGCAGTCCGCCGGCAGCGACCAGGGCACGACGACCGGGGGCTCCAGCGGTCACGAGTCCGCGACCGACGCCGTGGAGACCTTCAACCTGCGGCGCATCGACCTGCCGCGGCAGAGACGCGTGCGCAAGCAGGGCGGCAAGCGCGCGGCGAGCCAGACTCCGGATCGCCGCGGCCGCTACGTGCGAGCGGAGCCGAAGGCCAAGGTCAACGACCTCGCCATCGACGCCACGGTGCGTGCGGCGGCGCCGATGCAGAAGGACCGGGGGCGCAGGGAGGGCGAACGCCTCAAGCTCGAGCGCGAAGACCTGCGGCAGAAGGTCCGCGAGCGCAAGGTGGGCAACCTGATCGTGTTCGTGGTCGACGCGTCGGCGTCGATGGACGCGGAGCAGCGCATGGCCGCGACCAAGGGCGCCATCCTGTCGCTCCTGCAGGACGCGTATGTGCGGCGCGATCGCGTCGCGGTCGTGATCTTCAAGAACCGGACCGCCGAGGTGGTGCTGCGCCCGACCTCCAGCGTGTCGCTCGCGCGCCGCCGCCTCGAGAGGCTTTCGGTCGGCGGCACGACGCCGCTGACGCACGGCCTGATGGCCGGCTACAAGGTGGTCAAGACCGAGCTGCTCCGCGACCCTTCGATCCGCCCGCTCCTGGTCCTCATCAGCGACGGTCGCGGCAACATCTCGATGTTCAAGGAAGAGCCGCTGATCGAAGCCCAGAAGGTGGCGGCGATGATCGAGGCCGAGCAGATCGATTCGCTGGTCATCGACTCCGCTCGCGACTACAGCCACCTGCCGTCGGTGCAGCACCTCGCGAGGGTGGCGCCGATGTATCAGACCTACGCGATCAACGCCTGCGCGGACCTGGCCGAGAGGATGGGCGCGCGCTACTACGGCCTGTACGACCTCTCGCGCGACGAGATCGCCTCGGCGGTGGAGCGCGAGCTCGGCAGGGGCGGCCGGTAA